The Streptomyces sp. NBC_00775 genome includes the window CTGAGCATGAAGAACTACACGGGCGCCGCCGACGGTGACTTCGCGAAGGGCTGGACGAAGACCTACGCGTATCCCACCCTCAACAAGGGCACCAACACGATCACCATCTCCTGCGGGGACGGCGACAGTTGCAACGTCCTGCTCGACCAGCTGTCCCTGAAGGAGGGCCAGGTCGGGGACTAGGCCGACAGGGCCTAGCGGCGGCCTGGCTGTCCAGGGCGGTCACGCCGCTGTGGCGTCGGCCGTCACCGCTATCTGGTCCAGCAGCGTCTCGTACGCCGCGCGGTCGAACTCGCCCGCCACGGGCGCCAGTACGGTCGCCGCGGACAGGGCGACGGCCCGGGCCAGGCGCTCCGGCCACGGCAGGTGCTCCACCAGCCCCGACAGCAGGCCGGCGACCGCCGAGTCGCCCGCTCCCGTCGGATTGCCGTGCACGTGGCGCGGCGGGGTGGCCCGCCAGCGGCCTTCCGCGTTCGCCGCGAGGAGGCCCTCCGCGCCCAGCGAGGCCACGACCGTGTGCGCGCCGCGCCGGCGGGCGTCCCGGGTGGCCTGCGACGGGTCGTGGGAGCCGGTGAGTTCGGCGAGTTCGTCGGCGTTCGGCTTCACGATGTCGGGGCGGGCCGCGACCCCGCGGCGCAGCGGTTCGCCGCTGGTGTCCAGCAGCACCGGGACCGCCGACGCGCGGGCGGCCCGTATGAGCTGGGCGTAGGCGCCGACCGGTACACCCGGGGGCAGGCTGCCGCAGAGGGCCACCGCCGAGGCGGAGCGCAGCAGATGCTCGTACGCCTCCTGGAAGGCCGACCACTCGGCCGGGGTGATCGCCGGTCCCGGCTCGTTCAGCTGAGTCGTGTCACCGGTCGCCGTGTCGACGACGGCTATCGTGCGGCGCGTCGATCCCGTCACCGGGACCAGCGCGTCCACCAGCCCCGGCGTGTAGGTGAGTTGGTCCTGCACCGCGCGGCCCGTCGCGCCGCCCGTGAAGCCCGTGACCGTCACCTCGTGGCCGAGGGCGGCGAGCACCCGGGCCACGTTCAGGCCCTTGCCGCCCGGGCGTTCGGTCACCTCGGTCACCCGGTGCGAGGTGTGCGGCCGCAGTGACCGTACGTGATAGGTGAGGTCGAGAGCGGTGTTCAGTGTGACCGTGAGGATCACCTGGGCCGACCTCCCCCGAAGAGAATCATCAAGTGGACGCTCGGTATGCGGCGGTACGCGCCGACCGGTTGTCCGGAGGCTCGATCATGTCAAAGACAACGGCGGTCGGCCCAGTCCCGCGGGCCAACCGCCGTGCTTGAACAGGCAATTGTTGTACGTCGGTAGCCATTCGCCCTGCTCGGGCAAGGGGTCAATCATCCCAGTTGGGGCTCAACCACCCATTCGCCCCTGCGCATTACGCCCTTGACCCCGAAGTCGGCGTCGAGAAGCACCAGGTCGGCGTCCTTGCCCGGCTCCAGGGAGCCCACCTTGTCGTCCATGCCGAGCAGGCGGGCGGGGTTGGCGGAGAGGGCCGCCACGACGTCCTCGACCGGCAGCCGGTCGATCGTCACCGCGCGCTGGAAGGCCCGGTCGAGCGTGAGCGTCGAGCCCGCGATCGAACCGCCCTCCACCAGGCGGGCGACGCCGTCCGCGACCTCGACCTCCAGCGGGCCGAGCATGTAGCGGCCGTCGCCGAAGCCCGCCGCGTCCATGGCGTCGGTGATGAACGCGACTCGGTCGGCACCCGCGTGACGGAACGCCAGCTCCAGGGAGGCGGGGTGCAGATGCGTGCCGTCGTTGATCAGCTCGACCGTGACCCGCTCGTCCTCCAGGAGGGCCGCGATCGGACCGGGCGTGCGGTGGCCGAGCGCAGGCATCGCGTTGAACAGGTGCGTCGCCACGGTCGCGCCCGCGTCGATGGCCTTCTTCGTCTGCTCGTACGTCGCGTCGGTGTGCCCGATCGCCGCGATCACCCCGTGCTCGGCCAGCAGGCGTACGGAGGCGATGCCGCCCGGCAGTTCGGTGGCGAGCGTGACCATCTTGGCCCGGCCGCGCGCCGCGTCGATCAGCTTGCGGACCTCCGCCGGATCCGGGTCGCGCAGCAGCTCCTCGGAGTGCGCGCCCTTGCGGCACGGCGAGATGAAGGGGCCCTCGAAGTGGATGCCCGCGATGTCGCCCTGCTCGGCCAGCTCGGACAGCAGCCCGGCGCGCTGGGCGAGCCCGTCCATGTCGCCGGTGACGGTGGAGGCGACGACCGTCGTGGTGCCGTGCAGCCGGTGCGTGTGGACGCCCTTGAGGACTTCCTCGACGGTCCCGGAGGTGAAGGAGGCGCCGCCACCGCCGTGGTTGTGGAGGTCGACGAAGCCGGGGACCAGCCAGTGGCCCCGTACGTCGATGGTCTCCGCGTCGGCGGGACCGCTCCCGGCGATCCGCGTGCCCTCGACGATCACGCGGCCGCCGTCCACGATCCCGGTGGGCAGGACCACCCGGGCGCCGGCGAGAACCTTTCTAGGGGCCATCAGGTGGTTACCTCCGAGCGGTCGGTGATGTCGGTTTCAGCGGTTTCGTCGGTTTCGAGTAGATCCCAGGCCAGCAGTCCCGCGCCCAGGCAGCCGGCCGTGTCGCCGAGGGCCGCCGGGACGATGGCCGGCAGCTTCTGGAAGGTGACGCGCCGCTCGACGGCGGCCCGCAGCGGTGTGAACAGCGTCTCCCCGGC containing:
- a CDS encoding 1-phosphofructokinase family hexose kinase, which translates into the protein MILTVTLNTALDLTYHVRSLRPHTSHRVTEVTERPGGKGLNVARVLAALGHEVTVTGFTGGATGRAVQDQLTYTPGLVDALVPVTGSTRRTIAVVDTATGDTTQLNEPGPAITPAEWSAFQEAYEHLLRSASAVALCGSLPPGVPVGAYAQLIRAARASAVPVLLDTSGEPLRRGVAARPDIVKPNADELAELTGSHDPSQATRDARRRGAHTVVASLGAEGLLAANAEGRWRATPPRHVHGNPTGAGDSAVAGLLSGLVEHLPWPERLARAVALSAATVLAPVAGEFDRAAYETLLDQIAVTADATAA
- the nagA gene encoding N-acetylglucosamine-6-phosphate deacetylase → MAPRKVLAGARVVLPTGIVDGGRVIVEGTRIAGSGPADAETIDVRGHWLVPGFVDLHNHGGGGASFTSGTVEEVLKGVHTHRLHGTTTVVASTVTGDMDGLAQRAGLLSELAEQGDIAGIHFEGPFISPCRKGAHSEELLRDPDPAEVRKLIDAARGRAKMVTLATELPGGIASVRLLAEHGVIAAIGHTDATYEQTKKAIDAGATVATHLFNAMPALGHRTPGPIAALLEDERVTVELINDGTHLHPASLELAFRHAGADRVAFITDAMDAAGFGDGRYMLGPLEVEVADGVARLVEGGSIAGSTLTLDRAFQRAVTIDRLPVEDVVAALSANPARLLGMDDKVGSLEPGKDADLVLLDADFGVKGVMRRGEWVVEPQLG